CACCACCTCGACATCCTCGCGTCGCTGGCCGATTCGCCCTGCGAGCGGGTGTACGCCGAGACGTGGACACCCGAGGAGGCCGACTACGACGGTGACTGCAGCGGCCTCGTGACGCTGCATTTCGCCGACGGGACCCGTGCACAGTACGAGGGCAGTTACGCCAACGCGACGACGCTGAACGGCTGGGGGCACGAGCAGTTCCGCGCCGAATGTTCGGACCAGACGGTCCTCCTCGACCGCCGCGATGTCGAGCGGTTCCACGCCGACGCGTACGACACCGGGAACTTCGAGAGCATCGGCAAGGGCGACGGCGAGGCGGTGCCGCTGGCCGAACGGCCCCACTGGAAGAACGCCTGGCTCATCGAGCAGTTCTGTGACTGGGTCGACGGCGGCGAGCCGATGCCGACGAACGTCGACAGCGTCCTCCAGTCGATGGCTATCGTCTTCGCCGCCATCGAGAGCAGCGCGACCGGCGAGGCCGTCGACGTGCAGGCGCTGCTCGACGACGCCCGCGCGAACGCCTGATTCCGCGTTTTACGCCGATTCGCCGCGGAAGACCTCGCCGCAGGGCTCGTATTCCATCTCCTCACAGACAGCGGCGGCCACGTCCGCGCCCCACTCGCGTTCGACGAGGTGGACGGCGAGGTCCAGCCCGGACGTGACGCCGCCACAGGTCAGAACGTCATCGTCGTCGACGACCCGGGCGTCGACAACCGTCGCGTCGGTCGCCCGCAGGTCCTCGATTGCGCCGCCATGTGTCACCGCTGGCCGGCCATCGAGCAGGCCGGCCCGAGAGAGCACCATCCCGCCGGTACAGACGCCGGCAACAGTCGCACCGCGGTCGTGTGCCGCCGCGACGGCGTCGGGCAGGTCGCCGCGTTCGGTCTCCGTCCAGACGCCGGCCTCGCTTCGGTCGTTCCACCCGCCGCCAGCGACGACGAGCAGGTCCGGGGTCACGTCGGCGAGCAATCCGTCCGGTTCGACTCGAAGCCCGTGGCTCGCAGTGACCGTGTCCGAGTCGCGCACCGAGCGAAGCGTCACGTCCCA
The genomic region above belongs to Haloarcula hispanica ATCC 33960 and contains:
- a CDS encoding DJ-1/PfpI family protein is translated as MGHTCSLGVAPKEHSGCLSDGTESLEATGLFLAVSRIEGMDTVAIACFDGFDELDAIGPYEVFENAARSGASWDVTLRSVRDSDTVTASHGLRVEPDGLLADVTPDLLVVAGGGWNDRSEAGVWTETERGDLPDAVAAAHDRGATVAGVCTGGMVLSRAGLLDGRPAVTHGGAIEDLRATDATVVDARVVDDDDVLTCGGVTSGLDLAVHLVEREWGADVAAAVCEEMEYEPCGEVFRGESA